Proteins encoded within one genomic window of Calderihabitans maritimus:
- a CDS encoding VanZ family protein has translation MRWKQARFLLTYWVPVFLYMGVIFYFSSKTGEEVSFVTIPDYFSHGLEYMGLSYLLFRALHNTAPDLPTGKIAAWAVAISIFYGITDEIHQYFVPGRTSAISDLLADAVGAVSAQVLRLYLFKVKR, from the coding sequence TTGCGGTGGAAACAAGCTAGGTTTTTATTAACATATTGGGTTCCTGTATTTCTCTACATGGGAGTTATTTTTTACTTCTCTTCCAAAACGGGAGAAGAGGTTTCCTTTGTAACCATTCCCGACTATTTTTCCCACGGGCTTGAATATATGGGGCTGAGTTACCTTTTATTCAGAGCCTTACATAATACCGCACCGGATTTACCTACGGGGAAGATTGCCGCCTGGGCGGTAGCTATAAGCATTTTTTACGGTATCACCGATGAAATTCACCAGTATTTTGTGCCGGGCAGGACCAGTGCCATTAGCGATTTACTGGCTGACGCAGTAGGGGCAGTGTCAGCCCAGGTTCTGAGGCTTTATTTGTTTAAGGTTAAAAGGTAA
- a CDS encoding glycosyltransferase family 4 protein — MIPLSTVAAMVAAFGIALLVTPFIRKVAISMGAVDIPNERKIHKEPMPRMGGLALYLAFVIPVLLIQPLDRPLMGLVAGGSIILVLGLADDFFGISPSVKLLGQVIGALVLVFFGVQVDFLTNPFDGMIFLGKLAVPVTIFWVIGITNAVNLIDGLDGLASGTSAIAAVTVAVVAMAEGQVQVGYYALILAAAVLGFLRYNFFPAKIFMGDSGSLFLGFNLAALAVMGLTKGATIISLFVPVLILGIPILDTFFAILRRYISGRSIFQADREHLHHRLLEVGLSHRQAVLVIYALNGILGASAILLTRLTTDQGVIILIGIVMLVFLGADRLGVLRSKSPLKGSSVRTSTISRVLKKYFSG, encoded by the coding sequence TTGATACCGTTATCTACCGTTGCAGCGATGGTGGCCGCTTTTGGGATTGCCTTACTGGTGACGCCCTTTATAAGAAAAGTGGCCATCAGCATGGGAGCGGTGGACATTCCGAACGAGAGGAAAATACATAAGGAGCCTATGCCACGAATGGGCGGTCTGGCCCTATATCTGGCTTTTGTGATTCCGGTATTGCTTATCCAACCTCTGGACCGGCCGCTTATGGGTCTGGTAGCAGGTGGTTCCATTATACTGGTATTGGGTCTGGCTGATGATTTTTTCGGTATTTCACCGTCGGTTAAGCTGCTGGGACAGGTTATAGGCGCCCTGGTTCTCGTTTTCTTCGGTGTGCAGGTGGATTTTTTGACTAACCCCTTTGACGGGATGATTTTCTTGGGCAAACTGGCGGTTCCGGTAACTATCTTTTGGGTTATTGGAATCACTAATGCTGTTAACTTGATTGATGGTTTGGACGGGCTGGCTTCCGGAACGTCTGCTATTGCTGCCGTTACCGTAGCGGTAGTTGCCATGGCAGAAGGACAGGTACAGGTAGGCTACTATGCTTTGATTTTGGCGGCGGCTGTTCTCGGTTTTCTGCGTTATAATTTCTTTCCGGCCAAGATATTTATGGGTGACAGCGGGTCACTGTTTCTGGGATTTAATCTGGCGGCACTCGCGGTTATGGGACTGACTAAAGGAGCAACTATAATTTCTTTGTTTGTTCCGGTGCTTATTCTGGGCATCCCCATTTTGGACACTTTTTTTGCTATCCTTCGCCGTTATATTAGCGGCCGGTCTATTTTCCAGGCCGACAGGGAGCACCTGCATCATCGCTTGCTGGAAGTTGGTCTCTCCCACCGGCAGGCGGTACTGGTCATATACGCATTAAATGGTATTTTAGGAGCAAGTGCGATACTTTTAACCCGTTTAACTACGGATCAGGGAGTAATCATTTTGATAGGCATTGTAATGCTGGTTTTCTTGGGAGCCGACCGCCTTGGTGTCCTCCGCAGCAAATCGCCGCTCAAAGGCTCTTCCGTGCGCACCTCAACGATCAGTCGGGTGCTGAAAAAATATTTCAGCGGTTGA
- a CDS encoding HEAT repeat domain-containing protein: MERQDLLERLQQSNLSPSELIELLREAAQYPDEEVCRAVFSFVRHPDYLVRTRAFITLNQIAHPGIIPDLLEYLREEKDEEFRLRCLEVFHSLGDPAAVKPLTGFIHDQDPIFIRGLVWTIGSIGGEEAVRFLLEYGSSPAGRLVKREIVGEAIGMALEKVPQGQKLLQELAAQNMRIARYLDWLPIRGREKARFSVYPAPDYFRQCAKARGLDYREYKKLL, encoded by the coding sequence TTGGAAAGACAAGACCTTTTGGAACGCTTACAACAGTCGAATTTGAGTCCTTCGGAATTAATAGAACTGTTGCGGGAAGCAGCGCAGTATCCGGATGAGGAAGTTTGCCGTGCCGTTTTTTCTTTTGTACGTCATCCCGACTATTTAGTCCGTACGCGGGCCTTTATCACTCTCAACCAAATAGCACACCCCGGCATTATACCGGACCTTCTGGAGTATTTGCGAGAAGAGAAAGATGAAGAATTTCGCCTGCGCTGTCTGGAGGTTTTTCACAGCCTGGGCGACCCGGCTGCGGTTAAACCTTTAACCGGTTTTATTCATGACCAAGATCCGATATTCATTCGAGGCTTGGTATGGACCATAGGTTCCATCGGAGGCGAGGAAGCAGTTCGGTTCCTGCTGGAGTATGGATCAAGCCCTGCCGGGCGCCTGGTAAAGCGGGAAATCGTGGGTGAGGCTATCGGTATGGCTTTGGAGAAGGTACCGCAGGGGCAGAAATTATTGCAGGAACTGGCTGCACAGAATATGCGCATAGCCCGTTATCTTGACTGGCTTCCTATACGTGGTAGAGAAAAGGCCCGTTTTAGCGTTTACCCGGCTCCCGATTATTTTCGTCAATGTGCCAAAGCCAGGGGTTTAGATTACCGGGAATATAAGAAACTGTTGTAA
- the murJ gene encoding murein biosynthesis integral membrane protein MurJ produces MSQGEQIARAAGVVLVMNLLSRALGFVRDAAIAYRFGAGKATDAYMVAYTWPYLIQAVLGFALVSAVVPVFTGYLVKDRKQEAWRAGSNLLNLAAVLLTGISIAGILGSPGLVKITAPGFSTEQTKLTIELTRIMFPSVLFMGLGMLVTGMLNAHRYFAVPAFAPGFTNIIIIVTVLFFAEDFNVHRLALGTLIGFIGFLLIQIPALVRLGFQYSFSFDWRHPAVQKIFWTVGPVILGISVNQIYLALNRVFASGLPPGSLSALEYAYRLMSLPLGIFVAAVSTAIFPAMAEQAIGKKNRELSTTLVQGLGMVLVVAVPAAVGLAVLREPLVRLLLERGAFDRRATLFTASALLYFAGGLIPLAFNMIITRAYYALDDARTPVVTGLLSVGINVILSMIFLPVMAHTGLALANSLAAAANSLLLYRGLRKHLGRLPDRRIGKSLAGTGAASLAMAVVVFKVSGAIRTWSGLAGMKLLLAEVGVGIITGVICFGFLAAMLRVKEVELLMHTLLRARPFPRK; encoded by the coding sequence ATGTCCCAGGGAGAACAAATTGCCCGGGCAGCGGGCGTAGTTTTGGTTATGAATCTTTTGAGCAGAGCATTGGGATTTGTCAGGGACGCGGCTATCGCGTATCGGTTTGGGGCCGGCAAGGCGACTGACGCTTACATGGTGGCCTATACCTGGCCCTACTTGATACAGGCGGTACTGGGCTTTGCGCTGGTCTCGGCGGTAGTGCCCGTATTCACCGGGTATCTGGTGAAAGACAGGAAACAGGAGGCGTGGCGGGCAGGGAGCAACCTGCTGAATTTGGCGGCTGTTTTATTGACCGGTATAAGTATAGCCGGGATTTTAGGGTCGCCGGGGTTAGTGAAAATTACCGCTCCGGGTTTTTCGACGGAGCAGACCAAATTGACGATTGAGCTTACTCGAATAATGTTTCCGTCGGTACTTTTTATGGGGCTGGGCATGCTGGTAACGGGTATGCTTAACGCCCACCGTTATTTTGCCGTGCCGGCTTTTGCTCCCGGGTTCACGAATATTATAATTATCGTTACGGTTCTGTTTTTCGCTGAAGATTTTAATGTCCACCGGTTGGCTCTTGGTACTTTAATAGGTTTTATAGGCTTCTTGCTGATCCAGATTCCCGCGTTGGTGCGATTAGGATTTCAGTACAGTTTCAGTTTTGATTGGCGCCACCCGGCGGTGCAGAAAATCTTTTGGACCGTAGGACCGGTTATTTTGGGTATTTCGGTAAATCAGATTTATCTGGCTTTAAACAGGGTTTTTGCTTCTGGGTTACCGCCGGGAAGCCTTTCCGCGTTGGAATATGCGTACCGTTTGATGTCTTTACCTTTGGGAATTTTTGTGGCTGCTGTTTCCACGGCTATTTTTCCCGCTATGGCGGAGCAGGCGATCGGCAAAAAAAACCGGGAGTTATCGACAACTTTAGTTCAAGGTCTGGGCATGGTATTGGTGGTGGCCGTACCGGCAGCGGTAGGACTGGCGGTGTTGCGGGAACCGCTGGTACGCCTGCTATTGGAAAGGGGTGCTTTTGACCGGAGGGCAACCCTATTTACCGCAAGTGCCCTGCTGTACTTCGCCGGGGGATTGATACCACTAGCTTTTAATATGATAATTACGCGGGCTTACTATGCCCTGGATGATGCCCGTACGCCTGTAGTTACGGGACTGCTTTCTGTAGGCATAAACGTCATTTTGAGTATGATTTTTCTGCCCGTTATGGCCCATACCGGTCTGGCCCTGGCTAATTCGCTGGCTGCTGCTGCTAACAGTTTATTGCTTTACCGTGGTCTTAGAAAACACTTGGGGCGTCTTCCCGACCGTCGGATAGGAAAATCTCTGGCCGGAACAGGGGCGGCTTCCCTTGCAATGGCGGTGGTAGTATTTAAAGTTTCCGGAGCAATAAGAACCTGGTCCGGATTGGCAGGTATGAAATTACTGTTGGCGGAGGTAGGTGTGGGGATTATCACCGGGGTGATTTGTTTTGGGTTTCTGGCGGCAATGCTTAGGGTGAAAGAGGTGGAATTGTTAATGCATACCCTTCTGCGAGCGAGACCATTTCCTAGAAAATAA
- a CDS encoding DUF5693 family protein gives MFRQWYRAILVGVVGVAVIVSLFLAWQRHQVERENRTVEVAVDYQQVKELAAFKNMKEREVLELLKGKGVTGVLFKEQTLVDLEEQGQAWTTSGSRLAVDPGYRSLPLRMEYTYFLTRDAETYRRLYEQLKAKTSLVDTFWVDTEGVYLVGSPLPSNVLKEYGLGFPERALRMTRELGLNALVQIKNWPEVTDYSIRASLQALEGYEHISAVLFNDRILPGYPDKLNVLADEVRRFNAPVGLIEFYTQQGLSRLAWKLDKNAVRLHSISQSELGKMSPRQAIDRYLLAVTDRNVRVLFVRFFSPLKTKDWLEDNLNYIGQLTETLKKRGFELGAARPFRPLPVSRIWLFCIGLGGIAGGMLLLELIGWSRLSLLLGGLAVLVWAILLAGGQVAMGRKIMALGISVVFPTLAVAGLLGQKPSGIWRSVGLLVLTSLTSMAGAFLIVGLLRDVGFMLKLDQFAGVKLSFLAPPLLLFFVFLIKYREKEWLKWFYDFLEKPVTVKLVLLFGFLALVGVVYINRSGNETALVSGIELKVRSLLQEILIARPRTKEFLIGHPLLLTLFYLGYRERWLPLLLLGSIGQVSLINTFAHIHTPLAVSLLRTFNGLWLGIIAGLILIALYRRFADLGSRYRYEKE, from the coding sequence ATGTTCCGGCAGTGGTACAGGGCAATTCTGGTTGGAGTAGTGGGAGTGGCGGTGATCGTTTCTCTTTTTCTGGCCTGGCAGCGTCACCAGGTGGAAAGAGAGAACCGTACGGTGGAAGTGGCAGTAGATTATCAACAGGTAAAAGAACTGGCTGCTTTCAAGAACATGAAAGAAAGGGAAGTTTTGGAACTCCTCAAGGGGAAGGGAGTTACGGGAGTACTTTTTAAAGAACAGACACTGGTCGATCTGGAGGAACAGGGGCAGGCCTGGACCACGAGCGGTTCCCGGCTGGCAGTCGACCCGGGTTACCGTTCTTTGCCTTTAAGAATGGAATATACCTATTTTTTGACGCGGGACGCTGAGACTTACCGGAGGCTTTATGAACAGCTCAAGGCCAAGACCAGCTTGGTGGATACATTTTGGGTGGATACGGAGGGAGTGTACCTGGTGGGAAGTCCCCTTCCCAGTAATGTTTTAAAGGAATATGGTTTGGGGTTTCCCGAACGGGCGCTGCGTATGACGCGAGAATTAGGCCTTAATGCGCTGGTGCAGATAAAAAATTGGCCGGAAGTTACCGATTACAGCATTCGTGCCTCTTTGCAGGCCCTAGAAGGTTACGAGCATATTTCCGCTGTTCTATTTAACGACCGAATCCTGCCCGGCTACCCGGATAAGCTGAATGTTCTGGCGGATGAGGTGCGGCGTTTCAATGCTCCCGTGGGCCTGATAGAGTTTTATACCCAACAGGGGTTAAGCAGGCTGGCCTGGAAGCTAGATAAAAACGCCGTGCGGCTTCATTCTATATCTCAAAGTGAGCTGGGAAAGATGTCGCCTCGCCAGGCTATCGATCGGTATTTACTGGCGGTTACAGACCGCAACGTACGCGTTCTTTTTGTTCGCTTTTTTTCTCCTTTGAAGACTAAGGATTGGCTGGAAGATAATCTAAATTATATCGGGCAGCTTACCGAAACATTGAAGAAGAGAGGATTTGAACTGGGAGCGGCCAGGCCGTTCAGGCCTCTTCCCGTTTCCCGTATTTGGCTTTTTTGCATCGGGTTAGGTGGTATAGCGGGAGGAATGTTGCTGCTGGAACTTATTGGTTGGAGCCGATTATCATTGCTGCTGGGAGGATTGGCAGTGCTGGTTTGGGCAATCCTTCTGGCCGGAGGGCAAGTGGCCATGGGTCGTAAAATTATGGCTTTAGGTATCAGTGTGGTATTTCCTACCCTGGCGGTTGCCGGGCTGCTGGGACAGAAACCGTCCGGCATTTGGCGGAGCGTAGGCTTACTGGTATTAACTTCGCTGACTTCGATGGCAGGAGCATTTCTGATTGTGGGATTACTGCGGGACGTGGGTTTTATGCTTAAGCTGGACCAGTTCGCTGGCGTTAAGCTGTCTTTTTTGGCCCCTCCCCTGTTGCTGTTCTTCGTTTTCCTGATTAAGTACAGGGAGAAAGAATGGTTAAAGTGGTTTTATGATTTTTTGGAGAAACCAGTTACGGTTAAGCTTGTTTTATTATTTGGTTTTCTGGCTCTGGTAGGAGTTGTTTACATAAACCGTTCGGGTAATGAAACGGCTCTGGTCAGCGGGATTGAACTTAAAGTGAGGTCGTTACTGCAGGAAATACTGATTGCCCGGCCGCGGACCAAGGAATTTTTAATAGGGCATCCTTTACTACTCACGTTATTCTATTTGGGTTATCGGGAAAGATGGCTGCCTTTACTTCTTTTGGGCAGCATCGGCCAGGTATCGCTGATCAATACCTTTGCTCATATACATACGCCTCTGGCGGTTTCTCTGCTGCGGACCTTCAACGGCCTGTGGTTAGGAATAATAGCAGGTTTGATATTAATAGCCCTGTACCGTCGATTTGCAGACCTGGGGAGCAGGTATAGATATGAAAAAGAGTAA
- a CDS encoding cytochrome c3 family protein, which translates to PNETDPASYRIHTSYTRDTDACASCHRTHTAVGPGLLQWYTIYDTCMACHDGTVKTTYNVVEGKIADTGRRTSGGKFGLGKESYLSRHNVKGTLNIASAPGGSTITVYEENEDGSIEPVSWGIRFGCESCHNPHGLGGNARILNPDPNGWARRNKKTYYPLTAVNEESTVFVAYPEQDTTRLPYYMLTGYEYGVITYVYDEFNNVEIAQPTIDNSRGYTRIVFDTPQTGKQIKATFFPSLRVIMDIDGYLTANETITYQDGTSEFCGACHTDYYTASTTKTSSGRILTGTYSRVYRHQIGVKDTESPYEFSELLKYETDQERNRKLICLTCHTAHGVDQEYWQQTIDPDRTYGDYWQQEDHTKELAGSSALKRMPNMATCEACHQKAEANEGYLANSGQKDPGSVSGNTADYFTLEGAEYVSAQTCKFCHRKRYDEWKITLHANMVKEVTSLDTSGILTTAKDNWSVELSTYYGQPEDVAYTLGSKWKQMYVFKNGTLGYRVATGNQVVWDVKEAKWESYRPGETVDWDDTCIACHVTGFNGNTGENVIFQDHGIGCESCHGPGSKHSKHPGEGNIINPGKLDQDRAIEVCGQCHARGINKDGVREDAYGFIPGQILAETFTVLDKINDDGTYFWPDGTAKGNHMQYQDFLLSKHYLTGIMTCNTCHDSHGLSDDGRPLKLTLQQTCGTCHGQVLDIDRYMPYTAVSINEYDIRSHAFKEDYFYPAAVDNPSLD; encoded by the coding sequence TGCCTAACGAAACCGACCCGGCGAGCTACCGTATTCACACCAGCTATACCCGGGATACCGACGCCTGCGCCTCCTGCCATAGAACCCACACCGCCGTGGGACCGGGCTTGTTGCAATGGTACACCATATATGACACCTGCATGGCCTGCCACGACGGCACCGTCAAAACCACTTATAATGTTGTAGAAGGCAAAATAGCCGACACCGGCAGAAGGACCTCCGGTGGCAAATTCGGCCTCGGCAAGGAAAGCTACCTCTCCCGCCACAACGTAAAAGGAACCCTAAACATCGCCTCCGCTCCCGGGGGCTCTACCATAACCGTCTACGAAGAAAACGAAGACGGGTCTATAGAACCCGTAAGCTGGGGCATCCGGTTCGGCTGTGAAAGCTGCCATAACCCCCACGGGTTGGGCGGCAACGCCCGGATACTCAACCCCGACCCCAACGGCTGGGCCAGGCGCAACAAAAAAACCTACTACCCCCTGACCGCCGTAAACGAAGAAAGCACCGTATTTGTGGCGTATCCCGAACAAGACACCACCCGACTGCCCTATTACATGTTAACCGGTTATGAATACGGAGTAATCACGTACGTTTATGACGAATTTAACAACGTGGAAATAGCTCAACCAACCATAGACAACAGCCGGGGCTACACCAGAATAGTCTTCGATACTCCCCAGACCGGCAAACAAATAAAAGCAACCTTCTTCCCTTCCTTGAGAGTAATCATGGACATAGACGGATACCTGACCGCCAACGAAACCATAACCTACCAGGACGGCACCAGTGAATTCTGCGGCGCCTGCCACACCGACTACTACACGGCCTCAACCACCAAAACCAGCTCCGGTAGAATACTTACCGGAACTTACTCCAGAGTCTATCGGCACCAGATAGGCGTCAAAGATACAGAGAGCCCGTACGAATTCTCCGAACTGTTGAAATACGAAACAGACCAGGAACGAAACCGAAAACTGATCTGCCTTACCTGCCACACCGCCCACGGAGTAGATCAGGAATACTGGCAGCAAACCATAGACCCCGACCGGACCTATGGCGACTACTGGCAGCAAGAAGACCACACCAAAGAACTGGCAGGCTCTTCCGCCTTAAAACGCATGCCCAACATGGCCACCTGTGAAGCCTGCCACCAGAAAGCAGAAGCCAACGAAGGATACCTGGCCAATTCCGGCCAGAAAGACCCGGGATCAGTTTCCGGCAACACCGCCGACTACTTCACCCTAGAGGGAGCGGAATATGTCAGCGCCCAGACCTGTAAATTCTGCCACCGGAAAAGATACGACGAATGGAAAATCACCCTTCATGCTAACATGGTAAAGGAGGTAACCTCCCTAGACACCAGCGGCATCCTAACCACCGCCAAAGACAACTGGTCCGTAGAACTCAGCACCTACTACGGCCAACCCGAAGATGTAGCCTACACCCTTGGCTCCAAATGGAAGCAAATGTACGTTTTTAAAAACGGAACCCTGGGCTACCGGGTGGCTACCGGGAACCAGGTGGTATGGGATGTAAAAGAAGCAAAATGGGAAAGCTACAGGCCGGGGGAAACCGTAGACTGGGACGACACTTGTATAGCCTGCCACGTAACCGGCTTCAACGGCAACACCGGAGAAAATGTAATATTCCAAGACCACGGTATAGGGTGCGAATCCTGCCACGGGCCGGGCAGCAAGCATAGCAAACACCCGGGAGAAGGGAACATTATAAACCCGGGTAAACTCGACCAGGACCGGGCCATAGAAGTATGCGGGCAGTGCCATGCCCGGGGGATAAACAAAGACGGGGTCAGAGAAGATGCCTACGGATTCATCCCGGGACAAATCCTGGCCGAGACTTTCACCGTTTTAGACAAAATCAACGATGACGGGACCTACTTCTGGCCGGACGGGACCGCCAAAGGCAACCACATGCAATACCAGGACTTTCTTCTGAGCAAGCACTACCTGACGGGGATAATGACCTGTAACACCTGCCACGATTCTCACGGGTTAAGCGACGATGGCAGGCCGTTGAAACTGACCTTACAGCAGACCTGCGGTACTTGTCACGGGCAGGTATTAGACATTGATCGTTACATGCCGTACACGGCTGTCAGTATTAATGAATACGATATCAGGTCCCATGCTTTTAAGGAGGACTACTTTTATCCAGCGGCGGTCGATAATCCGAGCCTGGATTAA
- the fabZ gene encoding 3-hydroxyacyl-ACP dehydratase FabZ, with protein sequence MMDINEIRKIIPHRYPFLLVDRIVELEKGKRAIGIKNVTINEPFFQGHFPDYPIMPGVLIIEALAQVGAVAILSMPEFAGKIALFAGIDKVRFRRQVMPGDQLRLEVEILKVRGKVGKGFGKALVGEEIAAEGELMFAISQ encoded by the coding sequence ATGATGGATATAAATGAGATTCGAAAAATTATTCCTCACCGTTATCCTTTTTTACTGGTGGACCGGATTGTGGAGCTGGAAAAAGGGAAAAGAGCGATAGGGATTAAAAACGTAACCATCAATGAGCCTTTCTTTCAGGGGCATTTTCCCGACTATCCGATTATGCCGGGGGTGCTTATTATCGAGGCTTTGGCCCAAGTGGGTGCGGTGGCTATCTTGAGCATGCCGGAGTTTGCCGGGAAGATTGCCCTTTTTGCTGGAATTGACAAAGTGCGATTCCGGCGGCAGGTTATGCCTGGAGACCAGTTAAGGTTAGAAGTAGAAATTTTAAAAGTCCGGGGAAAAGTAGGCAAGGGCTTTGGTAAAGCTCTGGTAGGAGAGGAAATTGCAGCAGAGGGAGAGTTGATGTTCGCCATTAGCCAGTAA
- the csaB gene encoding polysaccharide pyruvyl transferase CsaB, producing MKKSKVVISGYYGFDNTGDEAVLYSMIRQLRELVPELEITVLSHRPEKTMASHDVRAVNRWSLLQVIRAVSRADLVLSGGGSLLQDVTGIKSLLYYLGVIAVARLLGKRVMIYAQGIGPINTLPGKWLTRLAVNRVDLITVRDEESGLFLKQLGVTRPSIKVTADPVLGLDSDRIQSVSFAGLFPNLMEKGAPLAGISVRKWKGWEEARLIFARVGDRLVERGWKVIFLPMHFPEDLNACRETASLMKEDSAILEQQPSVETLLGIMQGMDLVIGMRLHALILAAVARVPIIGVSYDPKIDSFIKMTGQINAGRVEEITPEQLVKAVEWGLDRREELKERLEHVLPDLRYRARENTRQAVRLLTGR from the coding sequence ATGAAAAAGAGTAAAGTAGTAATATCAGGCTATTACGGCTTTGACAACACGGGAGACGAAGCTGTCCTTTACAGTATGATCAGGCAGCTTCGGGAATTGGTGCCGGAATTGGAGATAACGGTGCTGTCCCACCGGCCAGAGAAGACGATGGCGAGTCATGATGTGAGGGCAGTCAACCGTTGGAGTCTACTCCAGGTGATTAGGGCTGTCAGCCGGGCTGACCTAGTGTTGAGCGGAGGAGGCAGTCTGCTGCAGGATGTGACGGGAATAAAGAGCCTCTTGTATTATCTGGGAGTTATAGCAGTTGCCCGCCTGTTGGGAAAACGGGTGATGATATATGCCCAGGGAATCGGACCTATTAATACCTTGCCGGGCAAATGGCTGACACGGTTGGCAGTAAACCGGGTTGACCTGATTACCGTAAGGGATGAGGAATCCGGCCTTTTTTTAAAACAGTTGGGCGTAACCAGACCATCGATAAAGGTGACCGCAGATCCGGTTTTGGGGCTAGATTCCGACCGAATTCAAAGCGTTTCTTTTGCAGGGTTGTTCCCAAATCTGATGGAGAAAGGGGCCCCGTTGGCCGGTATTTCCGTCCGGAAATGGAAGGGATGGGAAGAAGCCAGATTAATTTTTGCCCGGGTTGGCGACCGTTTGGTAGAGCGAGGGTGGAAGGTTATTTTTTTGCCCATGCATTTTCCCGAGGATTTAAATGCCTGCCGGGAAACTGCTTCGTTAATGAAAGAGGACTCCGCCATATTGGAACAGCAGCCTTCCGTTGAAACTCTTCTAGGGATAATGCAGGGGATGGATTTAGTAATCGGTATGAGGCTGCATGCTCTGATTTTGGCTGCAGTGGCACGGGTTCCCATCATAGGAGTTTCTTATGATCCCAAAATAGACAGTTTTATAAAAATGACTGGTCAGATCAATGCCGGCAGGGTAGAAGAGATTACTCCGGAACAACTGGTGAAGGCGGTCGAATGGGGGTTAGACAGGCGAGAAGAATTGAAGGAGAGACTGGAGCATGTTCTGCCTGATTTAAGGTACCGGGCCCGGGAAAACACTCGACAGGCAGTCCGTCTTTTAACCGGGCGTTAG
- a CDS encoding M1 family metallopeptidase, which produces MKWTTLILLGIVIFLLFLWQPSVPKPAPVRTEPESSPAVAVREPFYRIEARLEGERRLEVRQQVEFTYSGGGRVRFHFWPLAFSREDTTPAPPEAYPYGFDAGAVDLHTVTTGGQKVDPEIEGVLITVPLTGLDLGEKATVTFEYTLEVPRVRYRYGYADHILNLGNWFPILAPEGHESTKYPPVGDPFTSLVGNYEVKITVPQKKIVAAGTSGEEQTHKDETKTIVFQGNNMRDFALVISSDFVVARRQVDGVVVYAYSPEGFNHVRRLVNTAVDVLQYYAAVFGPYPYPSLAVAETSLYPLQGMEYPGLVMISSREVITPKRLQWILAHEIAHQWWYGAVGNDQLQEPWIDEGLATYSAYLYMENLYGKENVEKPWERKETQAALLDFYQPVTAFQERTQYIDTVYHGAALYWDTLEQFVGREKVLRLLKELYHKYRFKIINGKEMMNFVANYK; this is translated from the coding sequence ATGAAATGGACGACATTGATATTGCTTGGCATAGTTATTTTCCTGCTGTTTTTGTGGCAGCCCTCGGTGCCTAAACCGGCCCCCGTAAGAACTGAACCGGAAAGCTCTCCGGCAGTCGCTGTCCGGGAACCTTTTTATCGCATCGAGGCTCGGCTGGAAGGTGAAAGGCGACTGGAAGTCCGTCAGCAGGTGGAATTTACTTATTCCGGCGGCGGTCGGGTCCGCTTTCATTTCTGGCCTCTGGCGTTTTCCCGGGAAGATACCACTCCTGCACCGCCCGAAGCCTACCCTTACGGCTTTGATGCGGGAGCGGTAGATTTGCATACGGTAACTACGGGAGGCCAAAAGGTCGACCCGGAAATAGAAGGGGTATTAATTACCGTTCCTTTAACCGGATTAGACTTGGGAGAAAAAGCTACTGTGACCTTTGAGTATACTTTGGAAGTTCCCCGGGTCAGATATCGCTACGGTTATGCCGACCATATCCTCAACTTGGGTAACTGGTTTCCGATCTTGGCTCCGGAAGGGCACGAAAGTACGAAATACCCTCCGGTAGGTGATCCTTTTACCAGCCTGGTTGGTAACTATGAAGTGAAAATCACTGTTCCGCAAAAGAAAATAGTGGCAGCCGGTACTTCCGGGGAGGAACAAACTCACAAGGATGAAACGAAAACTATAGTTTTTCAAGGGAACAACATGCGGGACTTTGCCCTGGTGATATCTTCGGATTTTGTGGTGGCCAGACGCCAGGTGGACGGCGTAGTGGTTTACGCTTATAGCCCGGAAGGCTTCAATCATGTCCGTAGGCTGGTAAATACGGCGGTCGATGTGCTGCAGTATTATGCAGCAGTTTTCGGCCCTTATCCCTATCCGTCCCTGGCGGTGGCGGAGACTTCCCTGTACCCTCTTCAGGGAATGGAATACCCCGGCCTGGTGATGATTTCCAGCCGCGAAGTAATTACTCCGAAGAGGCTCCAGTGGATATTGGCCCATGAGATTGCCCACCAGTGGTGGTATGGGGCAGTGGGCAACGACCAGCTTCAGGAGCCCTGGATTGACGAGGGACTGGCTACCTACTCCGCCTATCTTTATATGGAAAACCTGTACGGAAAAGAAAACGTGGAAAAGCCTTGGGAAAGGAAAGAGACACAAGCGGCCCTGCTAGACTTCTACCAGCCGGTTACTGCCTTCCAGGAACGGACGCAGTACATAGATACAGTTTATCACGGGGCTGCTCTCTACTGGGACACCCTGGAACAATTTGTGGGCCGGGAAAAGGTACTAAGGCTCCTAAAGGAACTGTACCATAAATACCGGTTTAAGATCATTAATGGAAAGGAAATGATGAATTTCGTTGCCAATTATAAGTGA